The following nucleotide sequence is from Verrucomicrobiia bacterium.
GCCAAGTCAGGAATAGTTGGCTGCTGCATGATGGCGAAACCAACACCTTTATGGATTCTGCCTCATGGGAATCAGTAAAAAAACAAGGTGTATCAGCGATAAAATCTTGGATTGATCGACAATTGAAAGGCACTGGCGTTACCGTCGTTTTAGTTGGATCTCAAACGGCAGAAAGGCGCTACGTTCGTTACGAAATCGAAGAAAGCTACAAGAAAGGAAATGGCCTTCTCGTAGTTTTTATTCAC
It contains:
- a CDS encoding TIR domain-containing protein, translating into MARRVFFSFHYQNDIWRVSQVRNSWLLHDGETNTFMDSASWESVKKQGVSAIKSWIDRQLKGTGVTVVLVGSQTAERRYVRYEIEESYKKGNGLLVVFIHNQ